One Deinococcus sp. LM3 genomic region harbors:
- the ilvB gene encoding biosynthetic-type acetolactate synthase large subunit — MNGAKALWATLASHGISTVFGYPGGAIMPVYDALTYYPEVRHVLARHEQGAAHAAEGWAKATGEIGVCMATSGPGATNLVTGLADAMLDSVPLLAITGNVASHLMGTDAFQEADITGITLPITKHNYVVRDVQDLPRIVAEAIRIARSGRPGPVLVDIPKDIQLAPYHGEIPVPHARPEIPAPSQDAVDRALELIRAAQQPVIMVGGGSLDAAAEVTALARAWDIPVITTLMGLGAFPSSDPLWLGMPGMHGSVAANRAISEADVLIGIGLRFDDRVTGRVNGFAPKASIIHVELDAAEIGKIIRTHVPVRGDAKVAAQMLMQGAHPLDRPEWKAQVEEWKSRTQMPEHWGAGYAVKAVVDRLGPDDILSSDVGQHQMLAAQLARFEKPRRWINSGGLGTMGFGFPAAIGAGMAEPGVRSVVIAGDGGFQMTAQELATLKMYDVRNVKICIINNSFLGMVRQWQEMFHGKRYSEVWLGDSNPDFIKLADAYGVPGYRASSAEELPAAIDAWLADPKSALLEVVVPHEHAVFPMVPAGAALYEMLETEPARTPQPEMAEVAEEARNA; from the coding sequence ATGAACGGCGCCAAGGCCCTGTGGGCCACGCTGGCCAGCCACGGCATCAGCACCGTGTTCGGCTACCCCGGCGGGGCGATCATGCCCGTGTACGACGCCCTGACCTACTACCCGGAAGTCCGGCACGTCCTGGCCCGCCACGAGCAGGGCGCCGCGCACGCCGCAGAAGGGTGGGCCAAGGCGACCGGCGAGATCGGCGTGTGCATGGCCACCAGCGGTCCCGGCGCCACCAACCTCGTGACCGGACTGGCCGACGCCATGCTCGACAGCGTGCCGCTGCTGGCCATCACCGGGAACGTCGCCTCGCACCTGATGGGCACCGACGCGTTCCAGGAGGCCGACATCACCGGCATCACGCTGCCCATCACCAAGCACAACTACGTGGTCCGTGACGTGCAGGACCTGCCGCGCATCGTGGCCGAGGCGATCCGCATCGCCCGTTCGGGCCGACCGGGACCGGTGCTGGTGGACATTCCCAAGGACATCCAGCTGGCCCCGTACCACGGCGAGATTCCCGTCCCGCACGCCCGCCCGGAAATCCCGGCCCCCAGCCAGGACGCCGTTGACCGCGCCCTGGAACTGATCCGCGCGGCGCAGCAGCCCGTGATCATGGTGGGCGGCGGCAGCCTGGACGCCGCCGCCGAGGTCACCGCCCTGGCCCGCGCGTGGGACATTCCGGTCATCACGACCCTGATGGGCCTGGGCGCCTTCCCCAGCAGCGATCCCCTGTGGCTGGGCATGCCCGGCATGCACGGCAGCGTCGCCGCGAACCGCGCGATCAGCGAGGCGGACGTGCTGATCGGCATCGGCCTGCGCTTCGATGACCGCGTGACGGGCCGCGTGAACGGCTTCGCGCCGAAAGCCAGCATCATTCACGTGGAACTCGATGCGGCCGAGATCGGCAAGATCATCCGCACGCACGTCCCGGTGCGCGGCGACGCGAAAGTGGCCGCGCAGATGCTTATGCAGGGCGCCCACCCCCTGGACCGCCCCGAGTGGAAAGCGCAGGTCGAGGAGTGGAAGTCCCGCACCCAGATGCCCGAACACTGGGGCGCCGGGTACGCCGTGAAAGCCGTCGTGGACCGCCTCGGCCCGGACGACATCCTGAGTTCCGACGTGGGCCAGCACCAGATGCTCGCCGCGCAACTCGCCCGCTTCGAGAAACCCCGCCGCTGGATCAACTCCGGCGGGCTGGGTACCATGGGCTTCGGTTTCCCCGCCGCGATCGGTGCCGGCATGGCCGAACCCGGCGTGCGCAGCGTCGTCATCGCCGGGGACGGCGGGTTCCAGATGACCGCGCAGGAACTCGCGACCCTCAAGATGTACGACGTACGGAACGTCAAGATCTGCATCATCAACAACTCGTTCCTGGGCATGGTCCGCCAGTGGCAGGAGATGTTCCATGGCAAACGCTACTCCGAGGTCTGGCTGGGCGACAGCAACCCGGACTTCATCAAACTGGCCGACGCGTACGGCGTGCCCGGCTACCGCGCCAGCAGCGCCGAGGAACTCCCGGCCGCCATCGACGCGTGGCTGGCCGACCCGAAGAGTGCCCTGCTGGAAGTCGTCGTGCCGCACGAACACGCCGTGTTCCCCATGGTCCCGGCCGGCGCGGCGCTGTACGAGATGCTGGAAACCGAACCCGCCCGCACCCCCCAGCCTGAGATGGCCGAGGTGGCCGAGGAGGCCCGCAACGCATGA